The following proteins come from a genomic window of Macaca thibetana thibetana isolate TM-01 chromosome 15, ASM2454274v1, whole genome shotgun sequence:
- the FIBCD1 gene encoding fibrinogen C domain-containing protein 1 isoform X2 — translation MVNDRWKTMGGAAQLEDRPRDKPQRPSCGYMLCTVLLALAVLLAVAVTGAVLFLNHTHTPGTAPPPVVSTGAAGANSALVTVERADSSRLSILIDPRCPDLADSFARLESAQASVLEALTEHQAQPRLVGDQEQELLDTLADQLPRLLTRASELQTECMGLRKGHGTLGQGLSALQSEQGRLIQLLSESQGHMAHLVNSVGDVLDALQRDRGLGRPRAKADLQRAPARGARPRGCATGFRPRDCLDVLLSGQQDDGIYSVFPTHYPAGFQVYCDMRTDGGGWTVFQRREDGSVNFFRGWDAYRDGFGRLTGEHWLGLKRIHALTTQTAYELHVDLEDFDNGTAYARYGSFGVGLFSVDPEEDGYPLTVADYSGTAGDSLLKHSGMRFTTKDRDSDHSENNCAAFYRGAWWYRNCHTSNLNGQYLRGAHTSYADGVEWSSWTGWQYSLKFSEMKIRPVREDR, via the exons ATGGTCAACGACCGGTGGAAGACCATGGGCGGCGCTGCCCAACTTGAGGACCGGCCGCGCGACAAGCCGCAG CGGCCTAGCTGTGGTTACATGCTGTGCACCGTGCTGCTGGCCCTGGCTGTGCTGCTGGCCGTGGCTGTCACCGGTGCCGTGCTGTTCCTGAACCACACCCACACGCCAGGCACGGCGCCCCCGCCTGTCGTCAGCACTGGGGCTGCCGGTGCCAACAGCGCCCTGGTCACTGTGGAGAGGGCAGACAgctcccgcctcagcatcctcaTCGACCCGCGCTGCCCCGACCTCGCCGACAGCTTCGCACGCCTGGAGAGCGCCCAGGCCTCGGTGCTGGAGGCGCTGACCGAGCACCAGGCCCAGCCACGGCTGGTGGGCGACCAGGAGCAGGAGCTGCTGGACACGCTGGCCGACCAGCTGCCGCGGCTGCTGACCCGAGCCTCAGAGCTGCAGACGGAGTGCATGGGGCTGCGGAAGGGGCATGGCACGCTGGGCCAGGGCCTCAGCGCCCTGCAGAGCGAGCAGGGCCGCCTCATCCAG CTTCTCTCTGAGAGCCAGGGCCACATGGCCCACCTGGTGAACTCCGTCGGCGACGTCCTGGATGCCCTACAGAGGGACCGGGGGCTGGGCCGGCCCCGTGCCAAGGCCGACCTTCAGAGAGCGCCTGCCCGGGGAGCCCGGCCCCGGGGCTGTGCCACTG gcttccgGCCCCGAGACTGTCTGGACGTCCTCCTAAGCGGACAGCAGGACGATGGCATCTACTCTGTCTTCCCCACGCACTACCCGGCTGGCTTCCAGGTGTACTGTGACATGCGCACGGACGGCGGCGGCTGGACG GTGTTTCAGCGCCGGGAGGACGGCTCCGTGAACTTCTTCCGGGGCTGGGACGCCTACCGAGACGGCTTCGGCAGGCTCACCGGGGAGCACTGGCTAG GCCTCAAGAGGATCCACGCCCTGACCACACAGACTGCCTACGAGCTGCACGTGGACCTGGAGGACTTTGACAATGGCACGGCCTATGCCCGCTACGGGAGCTTTGGCGTGGGCTTGTTCTCCGTGGACCCTGAGGAAGACGGGTACCCGCTCACCGTGGCTGACTATTCCGGCACTGCAG GCGACTCCCTCCTGAAGCACAGCGGCATGAGGTTCACCACCAAGGACCGTGACAGCGACCACTCAGAGAACAATTGCGCTGCCTTCTACCGAGGCGCCTGGTGGTACCGCAACTGCCACACGTCCAACCTCAACGGGCAGTACCTGCGTGGTGCCCACACCTCCTATGCCGACGGCGTGGAGTGGTCCTCCTGGACCGGCTGGCAGTACTCACTCAAGTTCTCCGAGATGAAGATCCGGCCGGTCCGGGAGGACCGCTAG
- the FIBCD1 gene encoding fibrinogen C domain-containing protein 1 isoform X1, producing MLCTVLLALAVLLAVAVTGAVLFLNHTHTPGTAPPPVVSTGAAGANSALVTVERADSSRLSILIDPRCPDLADSFARLESAQASVLEALTEHQAQPRLVGDQEQELLDTLADQLPRLLTRASELQTECMGLRKGHGTLGQGLSALQSEQGRLIQLLSESQGHMAHLVNSVGDVLDALQRDRGLGRPRAKADLQRAPARGARPRGCATGFRPRDCLDVLLSGQQDDGIYSVFPTHYPAGFQVYCDMRTDGGGWTVFQRREDGSVNFFRGWDAYRDGFGRLTGEHWLGLKRIHALTTQTAYELHVDLEDFDNGTAYARYGSFGVGLFSVDPEEDGYPLTVADYSGTAGDSLLKHSGMRFTTKDRDSDHSENNCAAFYRGAWWYRNCHTSNLNGQYLRGAHTSYADGVEWSSWTGWQYSLKFSEMKIRPVREDR from the exons ATGCTGTGCACCGTGCTGCTGGCCCTGGCTGTGCTGCTGGCCGTGGCTGTCACCGGTGCCGTGCTGTTCCTGAACCACACCCACACGCCAGGCACGGCGCCCCCGCCTGTCGTCAGCACTGGGGCTGCCGGTGCCAACAGCGCCCTGGTCACTGTGGAGAGGGCAGACAgctcccgcctcagcatcctcaTCGACCCGCGCTGCCCCGACCTCGCCGACAGCTTCGCACGCCTGGAGAGCGCCCAGGCCTCGGTGCTGGAGGCGCTGACCGAGCACCAGGCCCAGCCACGGCTGGTGGGCGACCAGGAGCAGGAGCTGCTGGACACGCTGGCCGACCAGCTGCCGCGGCTGCTGACCCGAGCCTCAGAGCTGCAGACGGAGTGCATGGGGCTGCGGAAGGGGCATGGCACGCTGGGCCAGGGCCTCAGCGCCCTGCAGAGCGAGCAGGGCCGCCTCATCCAG CTTCTCTCTGAGAGCCAGGGCCACATGGCCCACCTGGTGAACTCCGTCGGCGACGTCCTGGATGCCCTACAGAGGGACCGGGGGCTGGGCCGGCCCCGTGCCAAGGCCGACCTTCAGAGAGCGCCTGCCCGGGGAGCCCGGCCCCGGGGCTGTGCCACTG gcttccgGCCCCGAGACTGTCTGGACGTCCTCCTAAGCGGACAGCAGGACGATGGCATCTACTCTGTCTTCCCCACGCACTACCCGGCTGGCTTCCAGGTGTACTGTGACATGCGCACGGACGGCGGCGGCTGGACG GTGTTTCAGCGCCGGGAGGACGGCTCCGTGAACTTCTTCCGGGGCTGGGACGCCTACCGAGACGGCTTCGGCAGGCTCACCGGGGAGCACTGGCTAG GCCTCAAGAGGATCCACGCCCTGACCACACAGACTGCCTACGAGCTGCACGTGGACCTGGAGGACTTTGACAATGGCACGGCCTATGCCCGCTACGGGAGCTTTGGCGTGGGCTTGTTCTCCGTGGACCCTGAGGAAGACGGGTACCCGCTCACCGTGGCTGACTATTCCGGCACTGCAG GCGACTCCCTCCTGAAGCACAGCGGCATGAGGTTCACCACCAAGGACCGTGACAGCGACCACTCAGAGAACAATTGCGCTGCCTTCTACCGAGGCGCCTGGTGGTACCGCAACTGCCACACGTCCAACCTCAACGGGCAGTACCTGCGTGGTGCCCACACCTCCTATGCCGACGGCGTGGAGTGGTCCTCCTGGACCGGCTGGCAGTACTCACTCAAGTTCTCCGAGATGAAGATCCGGCCGGTCCGGGAGGACCGCTAG